One Heyndrickxia oleronia genomic window, AGAAAAAAAACTAATTGAAGAAGGTATTTCACCTTCTGCCGCTCCTTTATTAGCCAACCTCACAAATGATCTAAATGAAGCAATTCAGCTTGATCGTGATGAGTGGTTTGCACAAGCCCGAAAAATAGTGTTAAAATTATATGAAGTCCTCGGTAAAGGCTCATTATTTGCCATGGTTGAATTACAAGAGGACTGGTATAATCATTTTAAGGAAAAAAATCAAATAGATCGAGGGCTTGATCTTTTGTTATTTATTTATAAAGATCTTCTTACATTACAGCTAGGAAGAGACAAACAATTAATCTATCCAGATCAACGGAGGCAATTTGAGGTAGATATGCTTCAAAATTCACCGACAAAAATAGCTGAAAAGATGTCAGCTATTTTGGAGGCAAAAAGAAAGTTACAAGGAAATATGAATCCTCATTTATTGATGGAACAGCTTGTCTTAAATTTGCAGGGGGGATCTACCTTTGTTTAATGTAGTAGGTGTAAGATTTAAAAAGGCCGGTAAGGTTTATTATTTTGATCCGGATGGTCTCTCAATTCAGAAAGATGACTCCGTTATTGTGGAAACAGTCAGAGGCGTTGAGTTTGGTAAGGTGGTTATGGACCAAAAGATAGTAGAGGAGCATGATGTAGTTCTTCCATTAAAAAAGGTCATTCGAATTGCGGATCAAAAGGACCATTTGATCGTGGATGAAAATAAAGAAGCTGCAATTGAAGCTTATCAGGTTTGTTGTGACAAAATTATTGAACACCAGCTCGATATGAAGCTAGTGGATGTAGAATATACATTTGATCGTAATAAAGTAATTTTTTATTTTACCGCAGATGGTCGTGTAGATTTTCGTGACCTTGTAAAAGATTTAGCCGCTATTTTTCGTACGAGAATTGAGTTGCGGCAGATTGGTGTTAGGGATGAGGCAAAGATGCTTGGTGGTATTGGTCCATGTGGCAGAATGCTATGTTGTTCTACGTTCCTTGGCGATTTTGAACCAGTATCTATTAAAATGGCAAAGGATCAAAACCTTTCTTTAAATCCAACAAAAATTTCCGGACTATGTGGTAGACTCATGTGCTGTCTTAAATACGAAAATGATGAATATGAATCCGCTAAGGAATTTTTGCCTGATGTGGGTGAAACAGTAGGAACACCTTTAGGATTGGGCAAGGTCATTGGACTCAATATTCTTGAACGTGTTTTACAAGTACAATTAGAAGAACGTGTCCTAGAGTTTACGATGGATGAATTATTAAGTGAAGATGCCATATCGATCCAAGCCACGGAGTAGAGGTGGAGTTAATGGATAAAAAAGAGTTCTTCGATTCAGTCAGTAATATGGAAGTCCAAATTGGAAACTTATATCAGCAGTTAGGTGAGTTGAAAAAAAACTTAGCCGAGATGATTGAAGAAAATAATTCATTAAAAATAGAAAATGAATATTTACGTCGCCGGTTGGATAATGGAGAATATGCCATAATCCAGGATGTGGCGATACAAAAAAATAGTAGAAAAGAAGATCAAGCTGATTCTAATCATAAAGACTTTGACATAGGCGAAGGTTATGATAACTTAGCAAGACTATATCAAGAGGGATTTCA contains:
- the yabA gene encoding DNA replication initiation control protein YabA, translating into MDKKEFFDSVSNMEVQIGNLYQQLGELKKNLAEMIEENNSLKIENEYLRRRLDNGEYAIIQDVAIQKNSRKEDQADSNHKDFDIGEGYDNLARLYQEGFHICNVHFGSPRKDEDCLFCLSFLNKK
- a CDS encoding PSP1 domain-containing protein; its protein translation is MFNVVGVRFKKAGKVYYFDPDGLSIQKDDSVIVETVRGVEFGKVVMDQKIVEEHDVVLPLKKVIRIADQKDHLIVDENKEAAIEAYQVCCDKIIEHQLDMKLVDVEYTFDRNKVIFYFTADGRVDFRDLVKDLAAIFRTRIELRQIGVRDEAKMLGGIGPCGRMLCCSTFLGDFEPVSIKMAKDQNLSLNPTKISGLCGRLMCCLKYENDEYESAKEFLPDVGETVGTPLGLGKVIGLNILERVLQVQLEERVLEFTMDELLSEDAISIQATE